The Candidatus Cloacimonadota bacterium genome has a window encoding:
- a CDS encoding T9SS type A sorting domain-containing protein codes for VNAISAYPNPMKDHLNIKITQDDKPVIAANHIDIFNIKGQLIRSLKLTKGETVWDGKDSEGKPCPKGIYLLRYQYGTSHVTKICKTH; via the coding sequence GTAAATGCAATATCTGCCTATCCGAATCCCATGAAGGATCATCTCAATATCAAGATCACGCAGGATGATAAACCAGTGATTGCTGCAAACCACATAGATATCTTCAATATCAAGGGTCAGTTAATCCGCTCTCTAAAACTGACGAAAGGTGAAACGGTATGGGACGGTAAAGACAGCGAGGGAAAACCATGTCCCAAAGGGATATATCTGCTCCGCTACCAATATGGCACAAGCCATGTAACCAAAATATGCAAAACCCATTAG